The following coding sequences are from one Candidatus Poribacteria bacterium window:
- a CDS encoding tetratricopeptide repeat protein, which translates to MASAVSLPDGVCQMTEKSALELVSDGLDLFAAGKLHEAADRYRAAIAADATVVEAHLALGKALEIMGALDEAIEVLRGAAEVAPTEPLVHTSLSQCLQRKGMIPEAESEMAIAMQLQRRY; encoded by the coding sequence ATGGCGAGCGCCGTATCCCTACCGGACGGAGTCTGCCAAATGACAGAGAAATCGGCTCTGGAGCTCGTCAGCGACGGGCTGGACCTTTTCGCCGCTGGCAAGTTGCACGAAGCCGCAGACCGCTACCGTGCCGCTATCGCCGCCGATGCCACCGTGGTCGAAGCCCACCTCGCTCTGGGCAAAGCGCTGGAGATCATGGGAGCGCTGGACGAAGCCATCGAAGTCCTGCGCGGAGCCGCCGAAGTCGCCCCCACCGAGCCGTTGGTGCACACGAGCCTATCGCAGTGCCTCCAGCGGAAGGGCATGATCCCCGAGGCGGAATCCGAGATGGCCATTGCCATGCAGCTCCAACGTCGTTACTGA